The following are encoded in a window of Mycobacterium vicinigordonae genomic DNA:
- a CDS encoding YceI family protein, with amino-acid sequence MAANNNGSWLFDAADGELLLRTGVTGRAARMGHRLTIAMTKWRAEVDWVDDQPDAAELLVEVDSFEVLRGEGGVKSLSGPEKAIVRTNALKSLAANRFPRIHFASDAIESTDLGYRLTGTLQIAGKSRAHQVDLRTEDLGDSWRLYAESVVRQTDYGVKPYSMFMGSLQVTDEVTVSFHAVRQKGR; translated from the coding sequence GTGGCTGCTAACAACAATGGGTCCTGGCTGTTCGATGCCGCCGACGGCGAGTTGCTCCTGCGCACCGGAGTCACGGGGCGCGCAGCGCGGATGGGTCACCGCCTCACCATCGCAATGACGAAGTGGCGGGCGGAGGTGGACTGGGTTGATGACCAACCCGATGCGGCTGAGTTGCTGGTCGAGGTCGACTCGTTCGAGGTGCTTCGCGGCGAGGGTGGCGTCAAGAGCCTGTCCGGTCCAGAAAAAGCCATTGTGCGTACCAATGCATTGAAATCGTTGGCCGCCAATCGATTTCCTCGGATCCATTTCGCCTCCGACGCCATCGAGTCGACCGACCTGGGCTATCGCCTGACCGGAACACTGCAGATAGCCGGAAAATCCCGTGCCCACCAAGTCGACCTGCGCACCGAGGATCTCGGCGACTCGTGGCGACTGTACGCCGAATCCGTAGTGCGCCAAACAGATTACGGCGTCAAACCGTATTCGATGTTCATGGGCTCCCTACAGGTCACCGACGAGGTCACGGTGTCGTTCCACGCTGTCCGGCAAAAAGGCCGGTGA
- a CDS encoding SDR family oxidoreductase: MKSIFITGAGSGMGREGVKLFHAKGWRVGAVDRNDEGLAALSLELGPGLWTRVVDVTDKPALDAALADFCSGNAGGGLDMMWNNAGIGEGGWFEDVPYEAAMRVVDVNFKAVLTGAYGALPYLKKVPGSLMFSTSSSSGTYGMPRIAVYSATKHAVKGLTEALSAEWQRHDVRVADVLPGLIDTAILTSTPQHSGDGGSDNAAPPMSRDELRANAPKKGMFRLMPASSVAEVAWRAYHHPRRLHWYVPGSIVWIDRLKAVSPELVRGLIRKALPGPDAKRQ; encoded by the coding sequence ATGAAGTCGATATTCATTACGGGCGCAGGCAGCGGGATGGGCCGTGAAGGCGTCAAGCTGTTCCACGCAAAAGGCTGGCGCGTCGGCGCCGTGGATCGCAACGACGAGGGGCTGGCCGCGTTGAGCCTCGAGCTGGGTCCGGGACTGTGGACTCGGGTCGTCGACGTCACGGACAAGCCCGCGCTCGACGCGGCGTTAGCCGACTTCTGTTCCGGAAACGCCGGCGGCGGACTCGACATGATGTGGAACAACGCCGGCATCGGTGAGGGCGGCTGGTTCGAGGACGTTCCCTACGAAGCCGCGATGCGCGTCGTCGACGTGAACTTCAAGGCAGTGCTGACGGGAGCCTACGGGGCACTCCCCTATCTGAAGAAGGTTCCGGGCAGCCTGATGTTCTCGACGTCGTCGTCCTCGGGCACTTACGGCATGCCGCGTATAGCCGTCTACTCGGCGACCAAGCACGCAGTAAAGGGCCTGACCGAGGCGCTGAGCGCGGAATGGCAGCGCCACGACGTTCGGGTCGCCGACGTGCTGCCCGGGTTGATCGACACCGCGATCCTGACCTCGACGCCCCAGCACTCCGGCGACGGCGGCTCCGATAACGCAGCACCACCGATGTCGCGCGACGAGCTTCGTGCCAACGCGCCAAAGAAGGGGATGTTCCGGCTGATGCCCGCATCCAGCGTCGCCGAGGTGGCCTGGCGGGCCTATCACCACCCGCGACGGCTGCATTGGTACGTGCCCGGCAGCATCGTCTGGATTGACCGGCTCAAGGCTGTCAGCCCCGAACTGGTTCGAGGTCTGATCCGGAAAGCACTGCCGGGGCCCGACGCGAAGCGGCAATAA
- a CDS encoding DUF7159 family protein, with protein sequence MDTVLGLSVTPTTFGWVLAEGHDADGAILGHRELQVQDGRHEGHGVRAISTAEQVAAEVLRARDIATASDHRLHVVGVTWTDEAAAQAALLQEALADAGFDNVVPVRLLDAVETLAKAIAPVIGYQQTAVCILEHEWATVVMVDTHDGETQTAVKHVRGGFDGLSSWLSGMFDRNTWRPAGVVVVGAEEDVSDFSWQLEKVLPVPVFAQTMAQVTVARGAALTAAQSTEFTDAELVALVDGDEEPVAAAPARSRRQYAGAATTLTAAAVAFVASVSAAVGLALSPGNGSGAGQHVGHEPKPPVAEAVASPAAPTSRPPAPVHLTGGAQVDESVPGGQPNRAAPVPEPAAGPYQLSGAIEQLPDAIAEPSRPPE encoded by the coding sequence TTGGATACGGTACTTGGGCTGTCAGTGACTCCGACCACCTTCGGGTGGGTCCTTGCTGAAGGGCATGACGCCGACGGCGCAATTCTTGGCCACCGCGAGCTGCAAGTACAAGACGGCCGGCACGAAGGCCACGGCGTGCGGGCAATCAGCACCGCCGAGCAGGTGGCGGCCGAAGTGCTGCGTGCCCGGGACATCGCGACCGCTAGTGACCACCGGTTGCACGTGGTCGGCGTGACGTGGACCGACGAGGCGGCGGCCCAGGCCGCATTACTGCAGGAGGCGCTAGCCGATGCCGGTTTCGACAACGTAGTGCCGGTCCGCCTGCTGGACGCAGTCGAGACGTTGGCCAAAGCCATCGCACCGGTAATCGGATACCAGCAGACCGCGGTCTGCATTCTCGAGCACGAGTGGGCGACCGTTGTAATGGTCGACACCCACGATGGAGAGACGCAGACCGCCGTCAAGCATGTCCGCGGCGGCTTCGACGGCTTGTCGTCCTGGCTGTCTGGCATGTTCGACCGCAACACCTGGCGGCCGGCGGGCGTGGTCGTGGTCGGCGCCGAGGAAGACGTCAGCGACTTCTCCTGGCAGCTGGAGAAGGTGCTGCCGGTTCCTGTTTTCGCACAGACCATGGCGCAGGTGACAGTGGCGCGGGGCGCCGCGCTGACAGCGGCGCAGAGCACCGAATTCACCGACGCCGAATTGGTGGCCCTGGTGGACGGGGATGAGGAGCCAGTCGCTGCCGCGCCCGCGCGCTCGCGCCGCCAGTATGCCGGTGCGGCCACCACGCTGACTGCGGCCGCAGTGGCTTTCGTTGCGTCGGTCTCCGCGGCCGTGGGTCTTGCGCTGTCGCCGGGCAACGGGTCCGGCGCCGGACAGCACGTCGGGCACGAGCCCAAGCCGCCGGTCGCCGAAGCCGTGGCGTCACCCGCCGCGCCGACGTCCCGCCCTCCGGCGCCGGTGCATCTCACCGGCGGTGCACAGGTCGACGAATCCGTGCCAGGCGGACAGCCGAACCGCGCTGCGCCTGTCCCGGAACCCGCCGCCGGTCCGTATCAGCTCAGCGGAGCGATCGAGCAGCTTCCCGATGCGATCGCAGAACCCAGCCGTCCGCCCGAATAA
- a CDS encoding SRPBCC family protein, translating to MEGSVTVHMAAPADKIWELIADIRNTGRFSPETFEAEWLDGAAGPELGARFRGHVRRNEIGPVYWTTCKVTACEPGREFGFAVLIGDRAVNNWHYRLLPTGPDGSGTDVTESFRLAASPLNNVYMVFGGFLRKRRNIRDMTKTLQRIKGVVETG from the coding sequence ATGGAGGGTTCAGTAACGGTGCATATGGCCGCACCGGCGGACAAGATCTGGGAATTAATCGCCGATATCAGAAATACCGGACGCTTCTCCCCGGAGACCTTCGAAGCCGAATGGCTTGATGGAGCGGCCGGCCCGGAACTCGGCGCGAGATTCCGTGGCCACGTTCGGCGCAACGAGATCGGCCCGGTCTACTGGACCACCTGCAAGGTGACGGCGTGCGAGCCGGGCCGGGAATTCGGATTTGCTGTGTTGATCGGCGACCGGGCGGTCAACAACTGGCACTACCGACTGCTGCCAACCGGCCCGGATGGCAGCGGCACGGACGTGACCGAGTCCTTTCGGCTCGCGGCGTCGCCGTTGAACAACGTCTACATGGTGTTCGGAGGCTTTTTGCGTAAGCGCCGGAACATCCGTGACATGACGAAGACGCTGCAGCGCATCAAAGGCGTTGTCGAAACCGGTTAA
- a CDS encoding cytochrome P450 encodes MSTTQPAAAVQVTPNLPPGFDFTDPDIHAQRLPVEELAELRRTAPIWWNEQPYGVGGFDDGGFWVVTKHKDVKEISRRSDVFSSLEKTALPRYKDGTVQEQVDRGKFVLLNQDAPHHTRLRKIISRGFTPRAVERLRDDLNERARRIVEQAAAQGAGDFVEQVSCELPLQAIAGLLGVPQEDRMKLFHWSNQMVGDQDPEFESNDAITASMELIMYAMQMAADRAQNPGEDIVTKLVQADVDGHKLSDDEFGFFVILLAVAGNETTRNSITQGMMAFTDFPDQWELYKRERPATTADEIVRWATPVTSFQRTALQDYELSGVQIKKGQRVVMVYRSANFDEEVFDDPFSFNILRDPNPHVGFGGTGAHYCIGANLARMTIDLMFNAIADAMPNLESVGTPERLRSGWLNGIKHWQVDYHTESGAKCPVAH; translated from the coding sequence TTGTCAACGACGCAGCCAGCAGCCGCAGTGCAAGTCACGCCGAACCTGCCGCCCGGATTCGATTTCACCGACCCCGATATCCACGCCCAGCGCTTGCCCGTCGAAGAACTCGCCGAGCTGCGTCGCACCGCCCCGATCTGGTGGAACGAACAGCCCTATGGAGTCGGTGGCTTCGATGACGGCGGCTTCTGGGTCGTCACCAAACACAAGGACGTCAAAGAGATTTCCCGGCGCAGCGACGTATTCTCCAGCCTCGAGAAAACGGCGCTGCCCCGGTACAAAGACGGCACCGTTCAAGAGCAGGTCGATCGGGGAAAGTTCGTTCTGCTCAATCAGGACGCCCCGCACCACACTCGGCTGCGAAAGATCATCTCGCGCGGCTTCACGCCCCGGGCCGTCGAGCGGTTGCGCGACGACCTCAACGAGCGGGCCCGCCGCATCGTCGAACAGGCCGCAGCGCAAGGCGCCGGCGACTTCGTTGAGCAGGTGTCCTGTGAGCTTCCGCTGCAGGCCATCGCCGGGTTGCTCGGGGTCCCCCAAGAAGATCGGATGAAGCTCTTCCACTGGTCCAATCAAATGGTCGGCGACCAGGACCCGGAGTTCGAAAGCAACGACGCCATCACGGCGTCAATGGAGCTGATCATGTACGCCATGCAGATGGCCGCCGATCGGGCTCAGAACCCCGGCGAAGACATCGTCACCAAACTGGTCCAGGCCGACGTCGACGGCCACAAGCTGTCCGACGACGAGTTCGGCTTCTTTGTCATCCTGCTCGCAGTCGCCGGCAACGAGACCACCCGCAACTCGATCACCCAGGGCATGATGGCCTTCACCGATTTTCCTGACCAGTGGGAGCTGTACAAGCGGGAGCGTCCGGCGACGACGGCCGACGAAATAGTCCGTTGGGCTACGCCGGTGACCTCGTTCCAGCGCACCGCGCTACAGGACTACGAACTCTCCGGGGTGCAGATCAAGAAGGGTCAGCGGGTGGTGATGGTCTACCGATCGGCGAACTTCGACGAAGAGGTGTTCGACGACCCGTTCAGCTTCAACATTCTGCGGGACCCCAACCCGCACGTCGGATTCGGCGGCACTGGTGCGCACTACTGCATCGGGGCCAATCTGGCGCGAATGACGATCGACCTCATGTTCAACGCGATTGCCGACGCTATGCCCAACCTGGAATCGGTAGGGACACCCGAGCGGTTGCGCTCGGGATGGCTCAACGGAATCAAGCACTGGCAGGTCGACTACCATACCGAGAGTGGGGCGAAATGCCCTGTGGCGCACTAA
- a CDS encoding lipoprotein LpqH, with translation MQKRLVATAGLILTFAGAVSGCADTQTVPRKGAHVTIDGSTHTARPPACSQIQGYRTIDIRDHDGQIQAVVLMSGDRVMPQFVKIRDVDGFTGSYYEGGVGDAHVDLANGAYTIAGSASGINSANPNKVVTTDFKISAEC, from the coding sequence GTGCAGAAGCGGTTGGTCGCGACGGCGGGACTCATCTTGACTTTTGCCGGCGCTGTTTCCGGGTGTGCCGATACCCAGACGGTGCCCCGAAAGGGCGCACACGTGACCATCGACGGAAGCACGCACACTGCGCGCCCGCCCGCATGCAGCCAGATCCAGGGTTACCGCACGATCGACATCCGAGACCACGACGGCCAGATCCAGGCGGTGGTACTGATGAGCGGCGACCGAGTCATGCCCCAGTTCGTGAAAATCCGCGACGTCGACGGTTTCACCGGCAGCTACTACGAGGGCGGGGTCGGCGATGCACACGTCGACCTCGCCAACGGTGCCTACACCATCGCCGGCAGTGCGTCCGGGATCAATAGCGCCAACCCCAACAAGGTGGTGACTACCGACTTCAAGATCAGTGCCGAGTGCTGA
- the ag85B gene encoding diacylglycerol acyltransferase/mycolyltransferase Ag85B, producing MTEVSGKIRAWGRRLLVGAAAAATLPGLIGLAGGAPSAGAFSRPGLPVEYLQVPSAGMGRNIKVQFQSGGDNSPAVYLLDGLRAQDDYNGWDINTPAFEWYYQSGLSVVMPVGGQSSFYSDWYNPACGKAGCSTYKWETFLTSELPSYLQSQKSVKPTGSAAVGISMAGSSAMILAAYHPAQFVYAGSLSALLDPSSGMGPSLIGLAMGDAGGYKASDMWGPSSDPAWQRNDPTQQIPLLVGNNTRLWVYCGNGKPNELGGANMPAEFLENFVRSSNIKFQDAYTGAGGHNAVFNFQNDGTHSWEYWGQQLQAMKGDLQGALGAH from the coding sequence ATGACAGAGGTGAGCGGGAAGATACGGGCCTGGGGTCGCCGACTCCTGGTCGGTGCGGCTGCGGCCGCGACCCTGCCGGGCCTGATCGGCCTCGCCGGTGGTGCACCGAGCGCGGGAGCATTCTCGCGGCCGGGTCTGCCAGTCGAGTACCTGCAGGTGCCGTCGGCGGGGATGGGACGCAACATCAAGGTGCAGTTCCAGAGCGGCGGCGACAATTCACCTGCGGTGTATCTACTCGACGGCCTGCGCGCCCAGGACGACTACAACGGCTGGGACATCAACACCCCGGCGTTCGAGTGGTACTACCAGTCCGGTCTGTCCGTCGTCATGCCGGTGGGCGGCCAGTCCAGCTTCTACAGCGACTGGTACAACCCGGCCTGCGGCAAGGCGGGCTGCTCCACCTACAAGTGGGAGACGTTCCTGACCAGCGAGCTGCCCTCTTACTTGCAGAGCCAGAAGTCGGTTAAGCCGACCGGCAGCGCCGCAGTCGGCATTTCGATGGCCGGCTCTTCGGCAATGATTCTCGCCGCCTACCACCCCGCGCAGTTCGTCTACGCCGGCTCGCTGTCGGCGTTGCTGGACCCGTCTTCGGGCATGGGACCGTCGCTGATCGGCCTGGCAATGGGTGACGCCGGCGGCTACAAGGCCTCCGACATGTGGGGTCCGTCCAGTGACCCGGCGTGGCAGCGCAACGACCCGACCCAGCAGATCCCGCTGTTGGTCGGCAACAACACCCGGCTGTGGGTGTACTGCGGTAACGGCAAGCCGAACGAGCTGGGTGGCGCCAACATGCCGGCCGAGTTCCTGGAGAACTTCGTCCGCAGCAGCAACATCAAGTTCCAGGACGCCTACACCGGCGCCGGCGGGCACAACGCGGTGTTCAACTTCCAGAACGACGGGACGCACAGCTGGGAGTACTGGGGCCAGCAGCTGCAAGCCATGAAGGGTGACCTGCAGGGCGCCTTGGGCGCACACTGA
- a CDS encoding cytochrome P450 codes for MKARLHWFAMHGVVRGFAKYAARRGDFQARLIADPAVYEDPVPFYDEIRSRGPLVRSRASYMTVDHRLCHELLRSDDFQVISFGDSLPAPLRWLEKRARDDMLHPLRPPSLLAVEPPDHTRYRKTVSAVFTSRAVAALRDRVEHTATGLLDQLSEGFDAVDVVGRYCSQLPITVISDILGVPEYDRRRVLEFGELAAPSLDVGLPWRQYQQVQRGIAGFNAWLVQHLGQLRRAPGDDLMSQLIRTAESGSPDTYLDETELQAVAGLVLVAGFETTVNLLSNGIRMLLDHPPQLAKLRARPELWPNAVEEILRLDSPVQLTARIARRDIELAGRQIERGDVVLVYLAAANHDPSVFADPHRFDIERRNAGKHLAFSNGRHFCLGAALARAEGEVGLRTFFDRFPEATAAGSGTRRSTRVLRGWSTLPVTLRPAYSLISS; via the coding sequence GTGAAGGCCAGACTGCACTGGTTCGCAATGCACGGCGTTGTCCGTGGGTTCGCCAAGTACGCTGCCCGACGCGGCGACTTCCAGGCACGGTTGATCGCCGATCCGGCGGTGTACGAGGACCCGGTGCCGTTCTACGACGAAATCCGCAGCCGCGGCCCGTTGGTGCGTAGCCGCGCGAGTTACATGACGGTCGACCATCGCCTCTGCCACGAGCTGCTGCGGTCGGACGACTTCCAGGTGATCTCGTTCGGCGACAGTTTGCCGGCGCCGTTGCGCTGGCTCGAAAAGCGCGCCCGCGACGACATGTTGCATCCGTTGCGACCGCCGTCCTTGTTGGCTGTCGAGCCGCCCGATCACACGCGCTACCGCAAGACCGTCTCGGCGGTGTTCACCTCCCGGGCGGTGGCCGCGTTGCGCGATCGGGTCGAGCACACCGCGACCGGTCTGCTGGACCAACTCAGCGAGGGATTCGACGCGGTCGATGTGGTGGGGCGGTATTGCTCGCAGCTGCCCATCACCGTCATCAGCGACATCCTTGGCGTGCCCGAGTACGACCGCCGGCGCGTGCTGGAGTTCGGTGAGTTGGCCGCCCCCAGTTTGGATGTTGGGTTGCCCTGGCGGCAGTACCAGCAGGTGCAGCGCGGCATCGCGGGCTTCAACGCGTGGCTTGTGCAACACCTCGGCCAACTGCGGCGCGCCCCTGGCGACGACCTGATGAGTCAGTTGATCCGCACCGCCGAAAGCGGCAGCCCGGACACCTATCTTGACGAAACTGAACTCCAGGCGGTGGCCGGGCTGGTCTTGGTAGCCGGTTTCGAGACCACGGTGAATCTGCTCAGCAACGGAATCCGGATGCTGCTGGACCACCCGCCGCAGCTGGCGAAGCTGCGGGCTCGTCCGGAGTTGTGGCCAAACGCGGTCGAGGAGATCCTGCGGCTGGACTCACCGGTTCAGCTCACCGCGCGGATCGCCCGCCGGGACATCGAGTTGGCAGGCCGGCAGATCGAGCGCGGTGACGTGGTTCTGGTCTACCTGGCTGCCGCCAACCACGACCCGTCGGTGTTCGCCGATCCGCACCGTTTCGACATCGAACGCCGCAATGCGGGAAAGCATCTCGCCTTCTCCAACGGGCGCCACTTCTGTTTGGGAGCGGCACTTGCTCGTGCCGAAGGCGAGGTCGGGCTACGGACCTTCTTCGACCGCTTCCCCGAGGCAACCGCCGCCGGGTCGGGGACCCGCCGCAGCACGCGGGTGCTGCGCGGCTGGTCGACGCTACCGGTGACTCTTCGACCGGCGTACTCGCTGATTTCTTCGTAG
- a CDS encoding chorismate mutase produces the protein MATLALLLATVAAPPARAEPGGPLLPLVDAAAQRLQIAEPVAAFKWNTHGAVEDPARVEHELATLRQEAASEQIDPDYVAAAFADQISATEAIEYTRFAAWKFMPASAPPPPADLATSRAAIDDLNTKILSHISLNWSLLHSPACATELALASMLVMQQRHFDDLYRRALTAATRSYCQPAQPA, from the coding sequence TTGGCGACCCTAGCCCTGTTGTTGGCAACGGTGGCGGCGCCACCGGCGCGGGCTGAGCCAGGTGGGCCGTTGCTGCCGCTGGTCGACGCGGCTGCACAGCGGCTACAGATTGCCGAACCGGTGGCCGCGTTCAAATGGAACACCCACGGCGCGGTCGAGGATCCGGCGCGTGTCGAGCACGAACTCGCCACCCTGCGCCAGGAGGCCGCGTCCGAGCAGATCGACCCGGACTACGTCGCCGCGGCCTTCGCCGACCAGATCAGCGCGACGGAGGCCATCGAGTACACCCGGTTCGCCGCCTGGAAATTCATGCCCGCGAGCGCGCCGCCGCCACCGGCAGACTTGGCCACCTCAAGGGCGGCGATCGACGACCTGAACACTAAGATTTTGTCTCACATATCTCTCAACTGGAGTTTGCTGCACTCCCCCGCATGTGCCACCGAACTCGCCCTCGCCAGCATGCTGGTGATGCAGCAACGCCACTTCGACGACCTCTATCGACGTGCTCTGACGGCCGCCACCCGGTCCTACTGCCAGCCCGCACAGCCAGCCTGA
- a CDS encoding transglycosylase family protein, which yields MTHIVKPPLKAVVAAGFCAAWMSLGTAVASADSMNWEAVAQCESGGNWAANTGNGAYGGLQFKQATWEEYGGVGNPAQASKQQQIAVANRVLAGQGPGAWPKCSRAGGMTPANGGVPNPALQLQQTLTSIIGIFTPR from the coding sequence ATGACGCACATCGTGAAGCCCCCCCTCAAGGCGGTCGTGGCCGCGGGTTTCTGCGCCGCATGGATGTCACTGGGAACCGCAGTGGCCAGCGCCGACTCCATGAACTGGGAAGCCGTCGCGCAATGTGAATCCGGTGGCAACTGGGCAGCTAACACCGGCAACGGCGCCTATGGCGGACTGCAATTCAAGCAAGCGACTTGGGAGGAATATGGTGGCGTCGGAAATCCGGCGCAAGCCTCTAAGCAGCAACAAATAGCCGTCGCCAACCGGGTGCTGGCCGGCCAGGGCCCGGGCGCCTGGCCCAAGTGTTCCCGAGCGGGCGGGATGACCCCGGCGAACGGGGGAGTCCCCAACCCGGCCCTGCAACTGCAGCAGACGCTGACTTCGATCATCGGGATTTTCACACCCAGATAA
- a CDS encoding nitronate monooxygenase, whose translation MHTAICDELGIEFPIFAFTHCRDVVVAVSRAGGFGVLGAVGFTPEQLEIELNWIDENIGDHPYGVDIVIPNKYEGMDSHLSAEELADTLRKMVPQEHLDFGKKILADHGVPVEDSDGDSLQLLGWTEATATPQVEVALKHPKVKMIANALGTPPAEMIKHIHDAGLKVAALCGSPSQARKHADAGVDIIIAQGGEAGGHCGEVGSIVLWPQVVKEVAPVPVLGAGGIGSGQQIAAALALGCQGAWTGSQWLMVEESSNTPVQQAAYVKAGSRDTVRSRSFTGKPARMLRNDWTEAWEQPDNPKPLGMPLQYMVSGMAVRATNRYPNESVDVAFNPVGQVVGQFTKVEKTSAVIERWVQEYLEATTKLDELNAAAGA comes from the coding sequence ATGCATACCGCGATTTGCGATGAACTCGGCATCGAGTTCCCGATCTTCGCCTTCACTCACTGCCGCGATGTCGTGGTCGCGGTCAGTAGGGCCGGTGGCTTCGGCGTGCTGGGAGCGGTCGGCTTCACACCCGAGCAGCTCGAGATCGAACTCAACTGGATCGACGAGAACATCGGCGACCATCCTTACGGCGTCGACATCGTCATCCCGAACAAATACGAGGGTATGGATTCGCACCTGTCGGCCGAGGAGCTGGCCGACACGTTGCGCAAGATGGTGCCCCAGGAACACCTGGACTTCGGCAAGAAGATCCTCGCCGACCACGGGGTCCCGGTAGAGGACAGCGACGGCGACAGCCTGCAGCTGCTCGGATGGACCGAGGCGACCGCCACCCCGCAGGTCGAGGTCGCGTTGAAGCACCCGAAGGTGAAGATGATCGCCAACGCACTCGGTACCCCGCCGGCTGAGATGATCAAGCACATCCACGACGCGGGCCTCAAGGTCGCCGCCCTGTGCGGTTCTCCCTCGCAAGCGCGCAAGCATGCCGACGCCGGCGTGGACATCATCATCGCGCAGGGCGGCGAGGCCGGGGGGCACTGCGGCGAGGTCGGCTCGATCGTGCTGTGGCCGCAGGTCGTCAAGGAAGTCGCACCGGTGCCCGTGCTCGGCGCGGGCGGCATCGGCAGCGGCCAACAGATCGCGGCGGCGCTGGCGCTGGGTTGCCAGGGCGCCTGGACCGGCTCGCAGTGGCTGATGGTCGAAGAATCCTCCAACACCCCGGTCCAGCAGGCGGCCTACGTCAAGGCGGGTAGCCGCGACACCGTGCGCAGTCGGTCATTCACCGGCAAGCCGGCGCGCATGCTGCGCAACGACTGGACCGAGGCTTGGGAACAGCCGGACAACCCGAAGCCGCTCGGAATGCCGCTGCAGTACATGGTCTCCGGCATGGCGGTGCGTGCCACCAACCGGTATCCGAACGAGTCCGTCGACGTGGCCTTCAATCCGGTCGGGCAGGTCGTCGGCCAGTTCACCAAGGTGGAGAAGACCTCGGCCGTGATCGAGCGCTGGGTTCAGGAGTACCTCGAGGCGACAACCAAGCTCGACGAACTCAACGCCGCCGCCGGCGCCTGA